A part of Thermotoga petrophila RKU-1 genomic DNA contains:
- a CDS encoding methyl-accepting chemotaxis protein — MKKLPVFWKIMIIVLILGAGITFVGTLSTITIRSKLLEQTDINLLTQSEGSADALWNFLQAHTQLVDLLSRDEGVINLYRDETNEEDVKSLFEKVLKSYPNVMNVYVGLKDGRMYLVPEQELPEGYDPRVRPWYKDAVAKLGKIVITDPYADASTGKTIITIAKAVQIGQEIVGVLGLDFDCSKLVDELFKKGVEKGYMSALVDENGTITLHSKKDYIGENIKDTDFFKKWHAGSESGVFGYVFDGIPRRTGYKKLPNGWIYAIVVPEEIVYSEVKESTVVLITITLVSLVAAIVFALFMSRRYISEPLKHLASISDKIAGGDLTVEIQLNSKDEIGKLGNALTHMVKSLREIALNIKNNSSEIKRNAESVASVAQEVSSTIEEVTSQVENVESNVSNTSASIQELTSGVEEVAASAQNVSRAAQDLSEKSTQVSESAKEGEKAIKEIVEMIKQARSRAEQTASVVEELNEHARNIGQILDTINSIAEQTNLLALNAAIEAARAGEAGRGFAVVADEIRKLAEESKSATEKIGQILNQISQEVVKANEETRGTVQAVENISSRAEVVASQFDRIAQGISSIVSQIQNLAAIAEEQSAAAEEMSSAMDNASRSMVEVAEQMNEIAEAMKQQAKAVNTLSEAMNKLDQIAEKLEKGMEVFKL; from the coding sequence ATGAAAAAATTACCTGTTTTCTGGAAAATCATGATCATAGTACTGATACTTGGCGCAGGTATAACGTTTGTTGGCACTTTAAGTACGATAACGATTAGAAGCAAGCTATTGGAACAAACTGATATAAACCTCCTGACACAGTCAGAAGGGAGTGCCGATGCACTGTGGAACTTCTTACAGGCACACACACAACTTGTGGATTTGCTTTCCCGCGATGAGGGTGTGATCAATCTGTACAGGGATGAAACCAACGAAGAAGATGTGAAAAGCTTGTTCGAGAAAGTTCTGAAGAGCTACCCAAACGTTATGAATGTCTATGTAGGTTTGAAAGATGGAAGGATGTATTTGGTTCCAGAGCAAGAACTTCCAGAAGGATACGATCCAAGGGTGAGACCATGGTACAAAGACGCAGTTGCTAAGTTAGGTAAAATCGTCATCACCGATCCTTACGCGGATGCTTCAACTGGAAAAACCATCATAACAATCGCAAAAGCGGTCCAGATCGGTCAGGAAATCGTAGGTGTTCTTGGCCTTGATTTTGACTGTTCAAAACTGGTTGATGAGCTCTTCAAAAAAGGTGTAGAAAAGGGATATATGAGCGCTCTTGTCGATGAAAATGGTACTATCACTCTTCACAGCAAAAAGGATTACATAGGCGAAAACATAAAAGACACGGATTTCTTTAAAAAGTGGCATGCAGGATCGGAAAGCGGCGTGTTTGGATACGTGTTCGATGGTATTCCAAGAAGAACTGGGTACAAAAAACTACCGAACGGCTGGATATACGCTATCGTGGTACCAGAAGAAATCGTTTACAGCGAAGTGAAAGAATCCACGGTGGTTCTTATAACCATCACTCTTGTTTCTTTGGTTGCTGCAATAGTCTTTGCGCTCTTCATGTCGAGAAGATATATTTCGGAACCGCTCAAACACCTTGCATCTATCTCAGATAAGATTGCTGGAGGTGATTTGACTGTCGAAATCCAGCTCAATTCAAAGGATGAAATCGGAAAACTTGGAAATGCTCTAACACATATGGTTAAATCCCTCAGAGAAATAGCTTTAAACATAAAGAACAATTCATCTGAAATAAAACGAAACGCAGAAAGTGTGGCTTCCGTAGCTCAGGAAGTCAGTTCAACTATCGAGGAAGTAACATCGCAGGTGGAAAATGTAGAATCGAACGTGAGTAACACATCGGCATCGATTCAGGAATTGACGAGTGGGGTTGAGGAAGTAGCAGCGAGCGCTCAAAACGTTTCCAGAGCAGCTCAGGATCTCTCAGAAAAATCTACACAGGTCAGCGAATCAGCAAAAGAAGGTGAGAAGGCCATCAAAGAAATAGTCGAGATGATAAAACAGGCAAGAAGCAGGGCAGAACAAACAGCAAGTGTTGTAGAGGAGTTGAACGAACACGCAAGGAACATAGGACAGATACTCGATACGATCAACTCGATAGCAGAGCAGACGAACCTTCTTGCCTTGAACGCGGCAATAGAGGCGGCGAGAGCGGGAGAAGCGGGAAGAGGATTCGCAGTTGTGGCGGATGAAATAAGAAAACTTGCAGAAGAGAGCAAGAGTGCGACGGAAAAAATAGGACAGATATTGAATCAGATCAGCCAGGAAGTGGTGAAAGCGAACGAAGAGACGAGAGGAACGGTGCAGGCAGTGGAGAACATAAGCAGTAGAGCAGAAGTTGTAGCGAGCCAGTTTGACAGGATAGCTCAGGGAATATCCAGCATAGTGTCGCAAATCCAGAATCTCGCAGCAATAGCTGAAGAGCAGAGCGCGGCGGCTGAAGAAATGAGCAGCGCCATGGACAACGCAAGCAGATCAATGGTAGAAGTAGCGGAGCAAATGAACGAAATCGCAGAAGCGATGAAACAACAGGCCAAGGCTGTCAATACACTGTCCGAAGCCATGAATAAACTGGATCAGATTGCAGAAAAATTAGAAAAAGGGATGGAAGTATTTAAATTGTAA
- a CDS encoding TIGR00266 family protein has translation MKYEIVLKGSYALLKVFLSIGESVVVEPGAMVYMKGPIEVNTSATGGVWKALKRAILGGENFFMNTYISRGESEVGLAPQLPGDIDVIPLKDVLYVQSTSFLACDPSVEMDVSFGGLKSFFSGEGIFLLKFFGYGDVAVSSFGGIKSIELKPGEEFTVDTGHVVAFDGTVKWNVRTFGGLKSTLFGGEGLVCTFTGPGRIYVQTRNYPAFVEWIKSLVPRQTGSR, from the coding sequence GTGAAGTACGAAATCGTACTGAAAGGTAGCTACGCTCTTTTGAAGGTGTTTCTTTCGATTGGGGAGAGTGTTGTGGTAGAACCGGGTGCGATGGTTTACATGAAAGGACCCATCGAAGTTAACACTTCAGCAACGGGAGGTGTCTGGAAAGCCCTCAAAAGAGCCATTTTGGGCGGGGAGAACTTTTTCATGAACACGTACATCTCCCGCGGAGAAAGTGAAGTCGGTCTGGCTCCTCAGCTTCCGGGAGATATAGACGTGATACCTTTGAAAGATGTTCTTTACGTTCAATCGACCTCCTTTCTGGCGTGTGATCCTTCTGTGGAAATGGATGTTTCCTTTGGTGGTTTGAAATCCTTCTTCTCCGGTGAAGGAATATTTCTCTTGAAATTCTTTGGTTACGGTGATGTGGCCGTTTCCTCTTTTGGAGGAATAAAATCGATAGAGCTCAAGCCGGGAGAAGAGTTCACCGTTGACACAGGACATGTCGTGGCGTTCGATGGAACGGTGAAGTGGAACGTCAGAACATTTGGTGGCCTGAAATCCACACTCTTCGGTGGAGAAGGTCTGGTGTGTACCTTCACAGGCCCAGGAAGAATTTATGTCCAGACGAGGAATTATCCCGCTTTTGTCGAGTGGATAAAGTCTCTTGTTCCTAGGCAGACGGGTAGTAGGTGA
- the nth gene encoding endonuclease III, translating to MIEELAREIVKRFPRNHKETDPFRVLISTVLSQRTRDENTEKASKKLFEVYRTPQELAKAKPEDLYNLIKESGMYRQKAARIVEISRILVERYGGRVPDSLEELLKLPGVGRKTANIVLWVGFRKPALAVDTHVHRISNRLGWVKTRTPEETEEALKKLLPEDLWGPINGSMVEFGRRICKPQNPLCEECFLKNHCEFYRRRGKGEVRNRTER from the coding sequence TTGATAGAAGAGCTGGCAAGAGAAATCGTGAAGCGATTTCCAAGGAACCACAAAGAAACGGATCCATTCAGAGTTCTCATCTCCACTGTCCTGAGCCAGAGAACGCGCGACGAGAACACAGAGAAAGCGTCGAAGAAGCTCTTCGAAGTTTACAGAACACCGCAGGAACTCGCAAAGGCAAAACCAGAGGATCTCTACAATTTGATAAAGGAGTCCGGGATGTACAGGCAAAAAGCCGCGAGAATCGTGGAGATATCCAGGATCCTCGTGGAAAGGTACGGCGGAAGAGTTCCCGATTCGCTGGAAGAACTGCTCAAACTTCCCGGTGTGGGAAGAAAAACAGCGAACATAGTGCTGTGGGTGGGTTTCAGAAAACCTGCCCTCGCGGTTGATACGCATGTTCACAGAATCAGCAACAGACTGGGTTGGGTGAAGACAAGAACACCGGAAGAAACAGAAGAAGCCCTCAAGAAATTGCTCCCGGAAGATCTCTGGGGGCCGATCAACGGTTCTATGGTCGAATTCGGAAGAAGAATCTGCAAACCGCAGAATCCTCTGTGTGAAGAGTGCTTTCTGAAGAATCACTGTGAGTTTTACAGAAGGAGGGGAAAGGGTGAAGTACGAAATCGTACTGAAAGGTAG
- a CDS encoding aminopeptidase: MKMERKNVWHHRKKEEIEAFSKEYIEFMSKAKTERMTVKEIKRILDESGFVPLEDFAGDPMNMTVYAVNRGKAIAAFRVVDDLKRGLNLVVAHIDSPRLDFKPNPLIEDEQIALFKTHYYGGIKKYHWLSIPLEIHGVLFKNDGTEIEIHIGDKPEDPVFTIPDLLPHLDKEDAKISEKFKGENLMLIAGTIPLSGEEKEAVKTNVLKILNEMYGITEEDFVSGEIEVVPVFSPREVGIDRSLIGAYGQDDRICAYTALRALLSANSEKSIGVIFFDKEEIGSDGNTGAKARFYLKALRQILKMQGAKDSEFVLDEVLENTSVISGDVCAAVNPPYKDVHDLHNAPKLGYGVALVKYTGARGKYSTNDAHAEFVARVRKVLNEQGVIWQVATLGKVDQGGGGTIAKFFAERGSDVIDMGPALLGMHSPFEISSKADLFETYVAYRSLMEKL; the protein is encoded by the coding sequence ATGAAGATGGAAAGGAAGAATGTCTGGCACCACAGGAAGAAGGAGGAAATAGAAGCTTTTTCGAAAGAGTACATAGAATTCATGAGCAAAGCAAAAACCGAAAGGATGACGGTGAAAGAAATCAAGAGAATCCTCGACGAATCGGGATTCGTTCCTCTTGAAGACTTCGCGGGGGATCCCATGAACATGACAGTTTACGCTGTGAACCGGGGAAAAGCCATCGCCGCCTTTCGTGTGGTGGATGACCTGAAAAGAGGTCTGAACCTTGTGGTTGCGCACATAGATTCTCCGAGGCTGGATTTCAAACCCAATCCGTTGATAGAAGACGAACAAATAGCCCTGTTCAAAACACACTACTACGGAGGAATAAAGAAGTATCACTGGCTGAGCATTCCTCTTGAAATACACGGTGTTCTCTTCAAAAACGATGGAACGGAGATAGAGATTCACATAGGGGATAAACCGGAGGATCCCGTCTTCACGATTCCAGATCTTCTTCCGCATCTCGACAAGGAAGACGCGAAGATCTCTGAGAAGTTCAAAGGAGAAAACCTCATGCTCATAGCCGGAACGATCCCCCTCAGTGGAGAAGAAAAAGAAGCGGTGAAGACGAACGTTCTCAAGATTTTGAACGAGATGTACGGTATCACCGAAGAGGACTTCGTGAGCGGTGAGATAGAAGTGGTTCCTGTTTTCTCACCGAGAGAGGTAGGAATAGACAGAAGTCTCATAGGAGCGTATGGACAGGACGACAGGATATGTGCCTACACAGCTCTTCGAGCGCTTCTGTCTGCAAATTCCGAAAAATCGATAGGTGTGATCTTCTTCGACAAGGAAGAAATAGGAAGCGACGGAAACACGGGAGCAAAAGCCAGATTCTACTTGAAAGCCCTCAGACAAATTCTGAAAATGCAGGGTGCGAAAGATTCGGAGTTCGTGCTCGATGAAGTTCTTGAGAATACCTCTGTCATCTCCGGAGATGTGTGCGCTGCCGTGAATCCTCCTTACAAAGATGTCCACGATCTTCACAACGCTCCGAAACTGGGATACGGAGTTGCTCTTGTGAAGTACACGGGTGCAAGGGGAAAATACTCCACGAACGACGCGCACGCTGAATTTGTAGCTCGTGTGAGAAAAGTGCTGAACGAACAGGGAGTCATCTGGCAGGTGGCCACCCTCGGGAAGGTGGACCAGGGCGGAGGAGGAACAATTGCCAAGTTCTTTGCTGAGAGAGGATCCGATGTGATCGATATGGGACCTGCCCTTCTCGGAATGCACTCTCCTTTTGAAATCTCCTCGAAGGCGGACCTCTTCGAAACCTACGTTGCTTACAGGAGTCTCATGGAAAAACTGTGA
- the mgt gene encoding 4-alpha-glucanotransferase gives MIGYQIYVRSFRDGNLDGVGDFRGLRNAVPYLKELGIDFVWLMPVFSSISFHGYDVVDFYSFKAEYGSEREFKEMLVAFHDSGIKVVLDLPIHHTSFLHTWFQRALEGDPHYRDYYVWANKETDLDERREWDGERIWHPLEDGRFYRGLFGPFSPDLNYDNPQVFDEMKRLVHHLLNMGVDGFRFDAAKHMKDTVEQNVRFWKYFLSDLKGIFLAEIWAEARMVDEHGRIFGYMLNFDTSHCIKEAVWKENTRVLIESIERALVGKDYLPVNFTSNHDMSRLASFEGGFSEEKIKLSISILFTLPGVPLVFYGDELGMKGVYQKPNTEVVLDPFPWNENMCVEGQTFWKWPAYNGPFSGISVEYQKRNPDSILSQTMRWMRFRKENQWIDRAKLEFLCKEDKFLVYRLYGDQYSLKVFHNLSGEEVVFEGVRIRPYKTEVV, from the coding sequence ATGATAGGCTACCAGATTTACGTGAGATCTTTCAGGGATGGGAACCTCGACGGTGTGGGAGATTTCAGGGGATTGAGAAACGCTGTTCCCTATTTGAAAGAACTGGGGATTGACTTTGTTTGGCTCATGCCCGTTTTTTCCTCTATATCTTTTCACGGGTACGACGTGGTGGATTTTTATTCTTTCAAAGCTGAGTACGGTAGCGAGAGAGAGTTCAAAGAGATGCTCGTAGCATTCCACGACAGCGGAATAAAAGTAGTTCTTGACCTCCCCATCCACCACACAAGTTTTCTCCACACGTGGTTCCAAAGGGCGCTGGAGGGAGATCCACACTACAGAGATTACTACGTGTGGGCAAACAAAGAGACGGATCTGGATGAAAGAAGAGAGTGGGATGGAGAAAGGATCTGGCATCCGCTGGAAGATGGTAGGTTCTACAGAGGGCTTTTTGGACCTTTCTCACCCGATCTGAACTATGACAATCCGCAGGTATTCGACGAAATGAAAAGACTGGTCCACCACCTTCTCAATATGGGAGTGGATGGTTTCAGATTCGACGCGGCAAAGCACATGAAGGATACGGTCGAGCAGAACGTTCGTTTCTGGAAGTACTTTCTTTCCGATTTGAAAGGCATCTTCCTCGCGGAGATATGGGCAGAGGCCAGAATGGTAGATGAACACGGCAGAATATTCGGCTACATGCTCAACTTTGACACATCTCACTGTATAAAGGAAGCTGTATGGAAAGAAAACACAAGAGTTTTGATAGAATCAATCGAGAGGGCCCTTGTCGGTAAAGACTACCTCCCGGTGAATTTCACTTCGAATCACGACATGTCAAGACTCGCAAGCTTTGAAGGAGGCTTCAGCGAAGAAAAGATCAAACTTTCGATTTCCATTCTTTTCACTCTCCCGGGAGTTCCTCTCGTGTTCTACGGAGACGAGCTTGGAATGAAAGGAGTTTACCAGAAACCAAACACGGAAGTCGTTCTGGATCCTTTCCCGTGGAACGAGAATATGTGTGTTGAGGGACAGACCTTCTGGAAGTGGCCCGCGTACAACGGGCCTTTCTCCGGCATCTCTGTGGAATACCAGAAGAGAAATCCCGATTCGATTCTTTCACAAACAATGAGATGGATGAGATTCAGAAAAGAAAACCAGTGGATCGATCGGGCAAAGCTCGAATTTTTGTGCAAAGAGGACAAGTTCCTTGTGTACAGACTCTACGGTGATCAGTATTCTCTGAAGGTGTTTCACAACCTTTCAGGTGAAGAGGTTGTCTTTGAGGGAGTCCGGATAAGGCCTTACAAAACGGAGGTGGTTTGA